The Actinocorallia herbida DNA window GACCACAACGCAGGCCGTCATCGTGACGGCGAGGGCGGCGGCCAGCGGCGCGGCCCTTCCCATCCGGGTCGCGCCGAGCAGCTCGCGCCGCCCGGCCTCCTCCTCGGCCCGGGTGTGCCGGATGACGGTGAGGGCGGCGATGAGGGCGATGACGACGGCGATCAGGGAGGCGCGCTGGACGACGATCCCGCCGAGCCCCGGGTCGTACATCGGCCCGTACAGGGCGAGGAACGTGGGGTTGGCGCCGATGGTCGCGGCGTACTTGCCCTGGTCGGCGGCGGTGGGGTACAGCTCCGCGGTGGCGGAGGTGAACCCGGCGGGGATGGCACCGAGCCACAGGATCCACAGCGGCAGCAGGAAGCGGTCGCGGCGCAGGATTAGCCGGATGAGCCCGGCGGTGCCGGTGAGCGCGTTCATCGGACGGCCTCGGCCTGGTAGTGGCGCAGGAAGAGCTCGTCGAGGGTGGGCGGCCGGCTGGTGAGGGTGCGCACCCCCGCCTGGGCGAGCAGGACGAGGATCTCGCCGAGGTGGGCGGTGTCGGCCTCGCAGCGCACGCGGGCGCCGTCGATGCGGAGGTCGTGCACGTGGGGGTGGGTGTCGAGGCCGTCGGGCGGGGAGTCGAGGACGGCATCGAGGGAGGTGCGGGTGAGGTGGCGGAGTTCGTCGAGGGTGCCGGTCTCGACAGTGTGGCCCGCGCGGATGATGGTGACGCGGTCGCAGAGCGCCTCGACCTCGCTGAGGATGTGGCTGGACAGCAGGACGGTGCGGCCCGCGTCTCGGGCCTGGCGGACGCAGTCTTGGAAGACCTCCTCCATGAGGGGGTCGAGGCCGGAGGTGGGCTCGTCGAGGATGAGGAGTTCGGCGTCGGAGGCCAGGGCGGTGACGAGGCCGACCTTCTGGCGGTTGCCCTTGCTGTAGGTGCGGCTCTTCTTGCGGGGGTCGAGTTCGAACCGCTCCAGCAGTTCAGCCTTGCGGCGCTTGTCGATACCGCCGCGCATCCGGCCGATGAGGTCGATGACCTCGCCGCCGGTGAGGTTCGGCCACAGCGTGACGTCGCCGGGCACGTAGGCGAGGCGCTCGTGCAGGGCGGTTGCGTCCTTCCACGGGTCGCCGCCGAGGAGGGCGGCCTCGCCGCCGTCGGCGCGCAGCATCCCGAGCAGGACGCGAATGGTCGTGGACTTGCCGGAGCCGTTGGGGCCGAGGAACCCGTGCACCTCGCCGCGCCGCACGGTGAGGTCGAGGCCGTCGAGGGCACGGGTGGCGCCGAAGGACTTGGTCAGGCCGGACACGGAGATGGGGGGTACGTGCTGGGCGTGCATGGTGGAACCTCCTGGAGAAGAGGAAGGAAGGGGCGTGCGGCCGCCCGCCCTCCTCCGGAGGCTCAGGCCTTGGGCCCGGGGCGGGGCGGGGCGGGCGCGCGCGAGGCGTGCGGATACGCGGTGTGTGTGCGTGCTCCGGTCCGGGGCGGGTCGGAGTCGGTGCGGCGGGCGGCGGCGGCGGAGGTGGAGATCCGCCCGAAGGGAGGCCCGTCGGAACGGGCCGAAGTCGCGCCGGGTATTCGCCCCGCGGGCGGCAACGGGGCGGGGAGCAGATCAGCGGACATCGGCGCCTGCGTGGGGAAGCCCTCGGAGTGCGGCGCGCGCGTGGGCGACGAGCTCCGGGCTCATCAGCCGGTCGTCGTTGATGTCGAGCATCGCCAGGGCGACCTTGCGGTAGCCGTCGGTGCTGAGCGTGTCGACGCCGAGCGCGCGCGACAGGTGCTCGTGCAGGACCATCTGCCCGAAGTTCATCGCGGTCATCACCGCCGCGTACGCATGCAGATCCTCGGTGCTCGGTTCCGCCATCCCGGGAGCGCCGCCGCCGAGCAGCTGCTCGCTGAAGGCGACGGCGTCGTCGAACAGGCGCGCCGCCGCGGGCGATCCGTCGACGAGGGCACGGGCGAGGTAGCGCTGGATCGGCAGCCCGGCGGCGACCGCGGTGGCCATGAAACCGGGGTCTCCCATGCCGCTCTCGAATGCCTCCCGCTTCACGCGCCGGACGGTCTCCAGTGCGTAGGAGTCGCACGCCTCCCGCAGCCCCTCCTTGGTGCCGAAGTGGTGCTGCACCAGCCCCGCCGACACCCCGGCGGCCTCGGCCACCCCCCGCACCGTCGTGCCTTTGACACCGTGCCGGGCGAACTCCGCCAGTGCCGCGTCCCTGATCCGCGCCTTGGCGGTCAGATCCTCGTTCACCGATTTCTGCTCCATCGTGATCGCCCCCGATACGAACGTTTAACCAACCATACATCTGTATCCCATACAAGTGTATGGCCGCGCGTGGCCGGACCGGCTCTTCCTTGGTCCAGGAATCCGCCAAAGCTCAGCGGCCGATGTCCCGGCGGGCGAACCGCCAGGCCCCTGCGGCCAGGACGACGGTCGTGGCGGAGGCGAGGATCGCGATGTCGGCGAGGGGGAAGCCGCGAACCCGGCGTTGTTGAACGCCGACACCGCATGCAAGATCCCCAGGTAGACGGGCGTCCGGCCGGCTCGCCGGGATGACGACCTCGCCGAACACCGTTCACCGGTGTCGACCACCACCGGACCGGTGACGCACACGGCCGACGTCGAGGTGAACAGCGCCGTCAGCACCCCCGCCGAGACACCCGACGCGCTCGCCACCGGAAAACACAGCAGACCGGTCCCGATGAGCACCGCGGCCCCGAAAGCCCCGACGATCACTCGTCCCGGATGCCGGAACCACTTCACCGACCCCCGCCCCACCGGACCTCCCGCAGCACCGCACCCGCGATCCGCGCGGAGGGCTCGCGCGAAGGACCGGGACGGTGCTGCGCCATGGCGGGCCTTTCCCGGAGACGACGAAGGGACTCGCCGACCAGGCTTCCCGGCAAACCAACGCGCATCCTAGAGCCCGGCGCGAGATCCACCACACCTTGCCGGAAATAGTCAATTACGTGCGCTTTGTGTGATCTTTCGTCCGGTACAGTGACCGCAGGTGTGCCGGGAAGTCTGGTCGGCGGTCTTGTTCGCGATCCCAGACGGAGGCTCCCTTGAGCAGCAGCACCGGCACGCCCAGGCGGGTCCTCTTCCAGCGCGGGAGCTGGCCCGAGGCGCGCCGCATCGCCGAGATCCTGCGGACCGAGACGGTCGGCGGCGCGCTACTCCTGGCCGGCGCGGTGATCGCGGTCGTGTGGGCGAACTCTCCCTGGGCGTCGTCCTACACCGCGGTACAGGACTTCACCATCGGCCCGCACGCCCTGCACCTCGACCTCAGCCTGGCCACATGGGCCGCCGACGGGCTCCTGGCCATCTTCTTCTTCGTCGCGGGCCTGGAACTCAAGCGCGAGTTCGTCGCCGGCGACCTGCGCGACCCCCGCCGGGCGCTCGTACCCGTTGCCGCCGCCTGCGGCGGGGTCATCGTCCCTGCGGTCCTGTACCTGCTGGTGACGGCCGGCACCCCGGGCGCCGGCGACGGCTGGGCGATCCCCACGGCGACCGACATCGCCTTCGCGCTCGCGGTCCTGGCCGTCCTGGGCCGCTGCCTCCCCAACGCCCTGCGGACCTTCCTGCTGACGCTCGCGGTCGTCGACGACCTCATCGCGATCGTCATCATCGCCCTCTTCTACACCGCGGATCTCGCCCCGCTGCCCCTGCTCGGCGCACTGATCCCGCTGGCGGTGTTCACGGTGCTGGTCCAGCGGCGGATCCGCTCCTGGTGGCTGCTCCCGCCCCTGGCGTTCGCGACCTGGACGCTGGTGCACGCCTCCGGCGTCCACGCCACCGTCGCCGGCGTCCTGCTCGGCTTCGCCGTCCCCGTTCTACGGGGCGAGCGGGACGAGCCCGGCGACGGCCACGGCCTCGCCGAGCACTTCGAGCACCGCTTCCGGCCCCTGTCCGCCGGCTTCGCCGTCCCCGTCTTCGCACTGCTGTCCGCCGGAGTCGCCTTCGGCGGCGTGTCCGGCCTCGGCGACGCCCTGCGCAACCCGATCGCCCTCGGCGTCCTGGTCGGCCTCGTCGTCGGCAAGCCCATCGGCATCATGGCCGCGACCTGGCTCGTCGCCCGCTTCACCCGCGCCGAACTCGACGAAGGCCTCGCCTGGACCGACGTCCTCGGGCTGTCCCTACTGGCGGGCATCGGCTTCACCGTCTCCCTCCTCATCGGCGAACTCGCCTTCCCCGCCCACCCCGAGACCGCCGACCTCGTCAAGATCGCCGTCTTGACGGCATCGATCGCCGCCACCCTCCTCGCCGGGATCGTCCTGCGCGCCCGCAACCGCGTTTACCGCCGCATCCACGACGCAGAGACCGCCGACCGCGACCACGACGGCATCCCCGACGTCTACGAAGAGACCGCCAGACAGCACTACGAGGCACCCGGGGTCTGAGGCGAACGCCGACCTCGCGGTACGGGGAACCTTCGAGTGAGGTTCCCCCGGAACCGTGAGGTGCGGTGCGCTCTTGGAAGCAGGGAGGTCTGGGTGCTGCGGGTGGCAAAGAGTTCGGTGGGTGTGTTGTGTCTTGGGCAGGTGAGGGAGAAGCGGGGTGCAGGGTCGGGGCATGGGGGTTCCCGTGTGGGTTCGGCCGCGGCTGGTGGGTCTGGTCGCGGTGGGTGGCGCGCTCGGAACCGGGGTGCGTGAGGTGGTGGGGTTGCGGCTTCCGTCGGGTGTGGCGTGGCCGTGGTCGCTACTGTTCGTCAACGTCACTGGGGCGTTCGGGCTGGCGCTGCTCACCGCGTTGCTGGCCGGGCGCGGCGCGGA harbors:
- a CDS encoding TetR/AcrR family transcriptional regulator — its product is MNEDLTAKARIRDAALAEFARHGVKGTTVRGVAEAAGVSAGLVQHHFGTKEGLREACDSYALETVRRVKREAFESGMGDPGFMATAVAAGLPIQRYLARALVDGSPAAARLFDDAVAFSEQLLGGGAPGMAEPSTEDLHAYAAVMTAMNFGQMVLHEHLSRALGVDTLSTDGYRKVALAMLDINDDRLMSPELVAHARAALRGLPHAGADVR
- a CDS encoding ABC transporter ATP-binding protein; amino-acid sequence: MHAQHVPPISVSGLTKSFGATRALDGLDLTVRRGEVHGFLGPNGSGKSTTIRVLLGMLRADGGEAALLGGDPWKDATALHERLAYVPGDVTLWPNLTGGEVIDLIGRMRGGIDKRRKAELLERFELDPRKKSRTYSKGNRQKVGLVTALASDAELLILDEPTSGLDPLMEEVFQDCVRQARDAGRTVLLSSHILSEVEALCDRVTIIRAGHTVETGTLDELRHLTRTSLDAVLDSPPDGLDTHPHVHDLRIDGARVRCEADTAHLGEILVLLAQAGVRTLTSRPPTLDELFLRHYQAEAVR
- the nhaA gene encoding Na+/H+ antiporter NhaA — encoded protein: MSSSTGTPRRVLFQRGSWPEARRIAEILRTETVGGALLLAGAVIAVVWANSPWASSYTAVQDFTIGPHALHLDLSLATWAADGLLAIFFFVAGLELKREFVAGDLRDPRRALVPVAAACGGVIVPAVLYLLVTAGTPGAGDGWAIPTATDIAFALAVLAVLGRCLPNALRTFLLTLAVVDDLIAIVIIALFYTADLAPLPLLGALIPLAVFTVLVQRRIRSWWLLPPLAFATWTLVHASGVHATVAGVLLGFAVPVLRGERDEPGDGHGLAEHFEHRFRPLSAGFAVPVFALLSAGVAFGGVSGLGDALRNPIALGVLVGLVVGKPIGIMAATWLVARFTRAELDEGLAWTDVLGLSLLAGIGFTVSLLIGELAFPAHPETADLVKIAVLTASIAATLLAGIVLRARNRVYRRIHDAETADRDHDGIPDVYEETARQHYEAPGV